One genomic segment of Streptomyces sp. NBC_00239 includes these proteins:
- a CDS encoding PP2C family protein-serine/threonine phosphatase: protein MRGAPPPRWARVAPAVALVVLSSAQLLTPATVELGFFLAAVPPVAAFSYGALGTAVFAAVVLVLLGVPHLSVAHARGTDLATVAAVGLLSVVLSWVRRRRDAQLVSVRTVAEAAQLAVLPPLPERVGPVRCSGLYRAAQLGTLVGGDLYDVRAGPFGVRALVGDVQGHGLAAVATVAALLGAFREAVLDDAELTAVAARLDRRLVADAAGEEHAEIFATAVLLEFPPGRALVRVLSCGHPPAVLLRGRSVREVAADPGMPLGLGMADVLPAVVTTLPLAAGDRLLLHTDGITEARDTSGAFYPLVARLPVLAGAGADGAALTAAVWKDLTRFTAGLTDDVALLVLSLDVPEAADVPEAADVTEASDVPDASDGPRPPPGRPAF, encoded by the coding sequence CTGCGCGGTGCGCCGCCGCCCCGGTGGGCACGGGTGGCGCCCGCCGTCGCGCTGGTCGTGCTGTCGTCGGCGCAGCTGCTCACCCCCGCCACCGTCGAGCTGGGCTTCTTCCTCGCGGCGGTGCCACCGGTGGCGGCCTTCTCGTACGGGGCGCTGGGCACGGCGGTGTTCGCCGCGGTGGTCCTGGTCCTGCTGGGCGTGCCGCACCTGAGCGTGGCGCACGCCCGCGGCACGGACCTGGCGACGGTGGCCGCGGTGGGGCTGCTCAGCGTGGTCCTCTCCTGGGTGCGGCGGCGCCGCGACGCGCAGCTGGTGAGCGTGCGGACCGTCGCCGAGGCGGCGCAGCTCGCGGTGCTGCCGCCGCTGCCGGAACGGGTCGGCCCGGTGCGCTGCTCGGGGCTGTACCGGGCGGCCCAGCTCGGCACCCTGGTCGGCGGCGACCTGTACGACGTGCGGGCCGGCCCCTTCGGGGTGCGGGCGCTGGTCGGGGACGTGCAGGGGCACGGTCTGGCGGCGGTGGCCACGGTGGCCGCGCTGCTGGGGGCCTTCCGCGAGGCGGTGCTCGACGACGCGGAACTGACGGCGGTGGCCGCCCGGCTGGACCGGCGGCTGGTCGCGGACGCGGCGGGCGAGGAACACGCGGAAATCTTCGCGACGGCGGTGCTGCTGGAGTTCCCGCCCGGCCGCGCGCTGGTACGGGTGCTGTCCTGCGGGCACCCGCCGGCGGTGCTGCTGCGCGGGCGGTCCGTACGGGAGGTCGCGGCGGATCCCGGGATGCCCCTCGGACTGGGCATGGCCGATGTGCTGCCGGCCGTGGTGACCACGCTGCCGCTGGCGGCGGGGGACCGGCTGCTGCTGCACACGGACGGGATCACCGAGGCGCGCGACACGTCGGGCGCCTTCTACCCGCTGGTGGCGCGGCTGCCCGTACTGGCCGGGGCGGGCGCCGACGGTGCCGCGCTGACCGCTGCCGTGTGGAAGGACCTGACGCGGTTCACGGCCGGCCTGACCGACGACGTGGCCCTGCTGGTCCTCTCGCTCGACGTCCCCGAAGCCGCTGATGTCCCCGAGGCCGCCGACGTCACCGAAGCCTCCGACGTCCCCGACGCCTCCGACGGGCCGCGGCCCCCGCCCGGCCGCCCGGCCTTCTGA
- a CDS encoding regulator produces the protein MTERPPQRVPNRQLAALIAEAGFSNAGLARRVDQLGLEHGLDLRYDKTSVTRWLRGQQPRGTTPALIAEVFTRRLGRRLSAQDLGLDACAPVYAGLEFAATPEEAVDIASGLWRKDSGSHAELRKIAFTPAGLVVPSRDWLIGRADERVGRGDAPPAVRVPGQPRTAAVPRQRQIDRGPGQRVTGGDIAALRSVSELFRALDHAYGGGHARQALVRYLEHEAEPMLRGTYGETTGRRLFAAAADLTRLAGWTSYDIAAHGLAQRYYVQALRLAQAAGDRAYGAYVLVTMSRQAVYLGHGREAVQLARVAQQGVGSGAPPVVQALLHAAEARGHGVLGEVRACTASLVRAERALGAARPGDDTPHWARSFDEAHLADEFGHCHRDLQQYRASAQHAERSLQLRSPAYARSRLFCRIVLATARLGLGELDQACALGAEAAQQAMEMRSARAVEYVRDFERRLEPYRDATAVRNYRDRVAALL, from the coding sequence ATGACGGAACGACCCCCGCAGCGTGTCCCCAACCGGCAGCTTGCGGCGCTGATCGCGGAAGCGGGTTTCTCCAACGCCGGGCTCGCCCGCCGGGTCGATCAGCTAGGCCTGGAGCACGGTCTCGACCTGCGCTACGACAAGACCTCCGTGACCCGCTGGCTGCGCGGCCAGCAGCCGCGCGGCACGACCCCCGCGCTGATCGCGGAGGTCTTCACCCGGCGGCTCGGCCGCCGGCTGTCCGCCCAGGACCTGGGCCTGGACGCGTGCGCCCCGGTCTACGCGGGCCTGGAGTTCGCGGCCACCCCCGAAGAGGCCGTGGACATCGCGAGCGGCCTGTGGCGCAAGGACTCCGGCAGCCACGCCGAACTGCGGAAGATCGCCTTCACCCCCGCCGGGCTGGTGGTCCCCAGCCGCGACTGGCTGATCGGCCGGGCCGACGAGCGGGTCGGCCGCGGCGACGCCCCGCCGGCCGTGCGGGTGCCCGGCCAGCCCCGGACCGCCGCCGTGCCCCGGCAGCGGCAGATCGACCGCGGCCCCGGACAGCGGGTCACCGGCGGCGACATCGCCGCCCTGCGCTCGGTCTCCGAGCTGTTCCGCGCCCTGGACCACGCCTACGGCGGCGGCCACGCCCGGCAGGCCCTGGTGCGGTACCTGGAACACGAGGCCGAGCCGATGCTCCGCGGCACCTACGGAGAGACCACCGGGCGGCGGCTGTTCGCCGCCGCCGCCGACCTGACCCGGCTGGCCGGCTGGACCTCGTACGACATCGCGGCGCACGGGCTCGCCCAGCGCTACTACGTGCAGGCGCTGCGGCTCGCGCAGGCTGCGGGGGACCGGGCGTACGGCGCGTACGTGCTGGTCACCATGAGCAGGCAGGCCGTCTACCTCGGACACGGCCGGGAGGCCGTCCAGCTGGCCCGGGTCGCCCAGCAGGGCGTCGGCTCGGGCGCCCCGCCGGTGGTCCAGGCGCTGCTGCACGCGGCGGAGGCGCGCGGGCACGGGGTGCTCGGCGAGGTCCGGGCCTGCACCGCCTCGCTGGTCCGGGCCGAACGCGCGCTGGGCGCGGCCCGGCCCGGCGACGACACGCCGCACTGGGCGAGGTCCTTCGACGAGGCGCACCTCGCGGACGAGTTCGGCCACTGCCACCGGGACCTCCAGCAGTACCGGGCCTCGGCCCAGCACGCCGAGCGCTCCCTGCAACTGCGCTCGCCCGCCTACGCCCGCTCCCGGCTGTTCTGCCGGATCGTGCTGGCCACGGCCCGGCTGGGCCTCGGCGAACTCGACCAGGCGTGCGCGCTGGGGGCCGAAGCGGCCCAGCAGGCCATGGAGATGCGCTCCGCGCGGGCGGTGGAGTACGTACGCGACTTCGAACGCCGGCTGGAGCCCTACCGGGACGCCACGGCAGTACGCAACTACCGCGACCGGGTGGCCGCCCTGCTGTAG
- a CDS encoding SDR family NAD(P)-dependent oxidoreductase: MNRYEGRRVLITGGGSGIGQATVHRILAEGGRVHTVDVNEAGLKATAAQAAAEGTDGRLTTALLDISDENAVREGVAAAVAHLGGLDVLVNAAGILRSEHTHKTTLELWNTIISVNLTGTFLMVREAVPALLAGDRPVIVNFSSTSASFAHPYMSAYAASKGGIQSMTHSLAAEYSKQGLRAVCVAPGSIESGMTTGNGPGLPEDTDWSLFAKLAPGLGQGFAGPQTVAGVVAMLGSDDGAFITGTEIRIDGGTHY; this comes from the coding sequence ATGAACCGCTACGAAGGCCGCCGCGTCCTGATCACCGGAGGCGGCTCGGGCATCGGCCAGGCCACCGTCCACCGGATCCTCGCCGAAGGCGGCCGGGTCCACACCGTCGACGTGAACGAGGCCGGCCTCAAGGCCACCGCCGCGCAGGCCGCCGCCGAGGGCACCGACGGACGCCTGACCACCGCGCTCCTCGACATCTCCGACGAGAACGCCGTCCGGGAGGGCGTGGCGGCCGCCGTCGCGCACCTCGGCGGGCTCGACGTCCTCGTCAACGCCGCCGGCATCCTGCGCTCCGAGCACACCCACAAGACGACCCTGGAGCTCTGGAACACGATCATCTCGGTCAACCTGACCGGCACGTTCCTGATGGTCCGCGAGGCCGTCCCGGCCCTGCTGGCGGGCGACCGGCCGGTCATCGTGAACTTCAGCTCCACCTCGGCCTCGTTCGCGCACCCGTACATGTCGGCGTACGCGGCCTCCAAGGGCGGCATCCAGTCCATGACGCACTCCCTGGCCGCCGAGTACAGCAAGCAGGGCCTGCGCGCCGTCTGCGTCGCGCCCGGCTCCATCGAGAGCGGCATGACCACCGGCAACGGCCCCGGCCTGCCCGAGGACACCGACTGGAGCCTGTTCGCGAAGCTCGCCCCGGGCCTCGGCCAGGGCTTCGCCGGCCCGCAGACGGTCGCCGGCGTGGTCGCCATGCTCGGCTCCGACGACGGCGCCTTCATCACCGGCACCGAGATCCGCATCGACGGCGGCACGCACTACTGA
- a CDS encoding FAD-dependent oxidoreductase has protein sequence MLSSAHHADVVIVGAGVSGLSAAHHLISSGITVTVLEAGPASGGRMATDEIDGFLLDRTGHLLTTSSPELGRTAALADLRLRTFAPGVLVQSEGRRLVVTPPGSRGRVGPGARTAARALASRSLDQARLSAALGRLAATPEDRLLARPDRTAAAALPRTFHGVLRPLLTSLLGDPELTTSRRCADLALRAFALGRLAVPEGGAAQLPALLAAGLPPGTVHTGVRVRSVSTSAVTTEEHGVFRCRSVLLATGARAAADLLPGLRVPDFHPVTVLHHTAPSAPALDTALLIDGDRRGPVAHTAVMSAVDPSRAPRGRTLITSTVLGAEPSEREVRAQLGALYGASTADWELLAVHHTPEAVPAMPPPQEVHRRVRVLAGLYVCGDHRDLNTVQGALHSARRASHAVLRDLGVPAVPPRLAVPAAA, from the coding sequence GTGCTCAGCAGCGCACACCACGCGGACGTAGTCATTGTCGGAGCCGGAGTCTCGGGACTGTCGGCCGCGCACCACCTGATCAGTTCCGGCATCACCGTCACCGTCCTGGAGGCGGGCCCGGCGTCCGGCGGCCGGATGGCCACGGACGAGATCGACGGCTTCCTGCTCGACCGGACGGGGCACCTGCTCACCACCTCGTCCCCGGAACTCGGCCGCACCGCCGCACTCGCGGACCTGCGGCTGCGGACCTTCGCGCCGGGGGTCCTCGTGCAGAGCGAGGGCCGCCGGCTGGTCGTGACGCCGCCCGGCAGCCGGGGGCGGGTCGGCCCGGGGGCCCGTACCGCCGCCCGGGCGCTGGCCAGCCGCTCCCTCGACCAGGCCCGGCTGAGCGCCGCGCTGGGCCGGCTCGCGGCCACCCCGGAGGACCGGCTGCTGGCCCGGCCGGACCGGACCGCCGCGGCCGCCCTGCCACGCACCTTCCACGGCGTCCTGCGCCCCCTGCTGACCTCACTGCTCGGCGATCCGGAGCTGACCACCTCGCGGCGGTGCGCGGACCTCGCGCTGCGGGCGTTCGCCCTGGGCCGGCTCGCGGTGCCGGAGGGCGGCGCGGCGCAACTGCCCGCCCTGCTGGCCGCGGGACTGCCACCGGGCACCGTCCACACGGGCGTCCGGGTCCGTTCGGTGTCCACGAGCGCGGTGACCACCGAGGAGCACGGCGTGTTCCGCTGCCGGTCCGTGCTGCTGGCCACCGGGGCGCGGGCCGCCGCCGACCTGCTGCCGGGGCTGCGGGTGCCGGACTTCCACCCGGTCACCGTGCTGCACCACACCGCGCCGTCGGCGCCGGCCCTCGACACCGCCCTGCTGATCGACGGCGACCGGCGCGGACCGGTCGCGCACACCGCGGTGATGAGCGCCGTCGACCCGTCGCGGGCGCCGCGCGGCCGCACCCTGATCACCTCCACGGTGCTGGGCGCCGAGCCGTCCGAGCGGGAGGTGCGGGCGCAGCTGGGGGCCCTGTACGGGGCCTCCACGGCGGACTGGGAACTGCTGGCCGTCCACCACACGCCCGAGGCCGTACCGGCGATGCCGCCGCCGCAGGAGGTGCACCGGCGGGTGCGGGTACTGGCGGGCCTGTACGTGTGCGGCGACCACCGGGACCTCAACACGGTGCAGGGCGCCCTGCACTCGGCGCGCCGCGCCTCGCACGCGGTGCTGCGCGACCTGGGCGTCCCGGCCGTACCACCCCGGCTGGCCGTCCCGGCCGCCGCCTGA
- a CDS encoding SDR family oxidoreductase, whose product MGTVTGSLRGRIALVAGATRGAGRAIAVQLGAAGATVYVTGRTSRNRASEVGRTAETIEQTADLVTEAGGEGIALVADHLDPGQVRAVVERIDADHGRLDLLVNDLWGGEHLVVFGKRMWETELERGLRMLDLGVKSHILTSWYALPLLIRNPGGLVVEITDGTAETNDRFRENFFYDLAKNGPIRMARTLAHDLRGTGCTAVSVTPGWLRSEQMLEAFGVTEANWRDAVAKVPGFAVSESPVYIARAVAALAADPDAVTRWEGQSLSSAQLSRAYGFTDADGSRPDAWAYIQEVEIGGEDRSPDHYR is encoded by the coding sequence ATGGGAACTGTGACGGGAAGTCTCAGAGGCAGGATCGCCCTCGTGGCCGGAGCCACCCGGGGCGCGGGACGGGCCATCGCCGTCCAACTGGGCGCGGCGGGCGCCACCGTGTACGTCACCGGACGGACCAGCCGGAACCGCGCCAGCGAAGTGGGCCGTACGGCGGAGACCATCGAGCAGACGGCCGACCTCGTCACCGAGGCCGGCGGCGAGGGCATCGCCCTGGTCGCCGACCACCTCGATCCGGGGCAGGTGCGCGCCGTCGTCGAGCGCATCGACGCCGACCACGGCCGCCTCGACCTCCTCGTCAACGACCTGTGGGGCGGCGAACACCTGGTCGTCTTCGGGAAGCGGATGTGGGAGACCGAGCTCGAACGGGGCCTGCGGATGCTCGACCTCGGCGTGAAGAGCCACATCCTCACCAGCTGGTACGCCCTGCCGCTGCTGATCCGCAACCCGGGCGGGCTGGTCGTGGAGATCACCGACGGCACGGCCGAGACCAACGACCGCTTCCGCGAGAACTTCTTCTACGACCTGGCCAAGAACGGCCCGATCCGGATGGCCCGCACCCTCGCCCACGACCTCCGCGGCACCGGCTGCACGGCCGTGTCCGTCACCCCCGGCTGGCTCCGCTCGGAGCAGATGCTGGAGGCCTTCGGGGTCACCGAGGCGAACTGGCGCGATGCCGTCGCCAAGGTCCCCGGCTTCGCGGTCTCCGAGTCCCCCGTGTACATCGCCCGGGCCGTCGCCGCCCTGGCCGCCGACCCGGACGCGGTCACCCGCTGGGAGGGTCAGTCGCTCTCCAGCGCGCAGCTGTCCCGCGCGTACGGCTTCACCGACGCCGACGGCAGCCGCCCGGACGCCTGGGCGTACATCCAGGAAGTGGAGATCGGCGGCGAAGACCGCTCCCCGGACCACTACCGCTGA
- a CDS encoding TetR family transcriptional regulator: protein MRSPRPYAPDTAPGPKSLTERRKAATQLDIARAACALFAEHGPDGTTAEDIAHRAGVALRTFYRYFRSKQDAVAPLLARGGDEWRALLAAEEPGTPLREAVLRAVVRSLSVAPEDEEALRWTRGLLRAAVDDPALRAVWYRVNQDSEERLVPVLGRLAGPDADPLEVRLLAAASTDAIRVALEVWSATDGPAAGPGSPADVAARCLTELTGGMSILAEPRADA from the coding sequence GTGAGATCGCCTCGTCCCTACGCCCCCGACACCGCGCCCGGCCCCAAGTCGCTCACCGAGCGCCGCAAGGCCGCCACCCAGCTCGACATCGCACGCGCCGCGTGCGCGCTCTTCGCCGAACACGGTCCGGACGGGACCACCGCGGAGGACATCGCGCACCGCGCGGGCGTCGCGCTGCGGACCTTCTACCGCTACTTCCGCAGCAAGCAGGACGCCGTGGCGCCGCTGCTCGCCCGCGGCGGCGACGAGTGGCGGGCGCTGCTGGCGGCCGAGGAGCCGGGGACGCCGCTGCGGGAGGCCGTGCTGCGGGCGGTGGTCCGCTCGCTGTCGGTCGCGCCCGAGGACGAGGAGGCCCTCCGGTGGACCCGCGGGCTGCTGCGCGCGGCCGTGGACGACCCGGCCCTGCGCGCGGTCTGGTACCGGGTCAACCAGGACTCCGAGGAGCGGCTGGTGCCGGTCCTGGGCCGGCTGGCGGGCCCGGACGCCGACCCGCTGGAGGTCCGCCTGCTGGCGGCGGCCTCGACGGACGCGATCCGGGTGGCGCTGGAGGTCTGGTCGGCCACCGACGGCCCCGCCGCCGGCCCCGGCTCCCCCGCCGACGTGGCCGCCCGCTGCCTGACCGAACTCACCGGCGGCATGAGCATCCTGGCCGAGCCGCGCGCCGACGCGTAG
- a CDS encoding TIGR01777 family oxidoreductase, translated as MRIAVTGSSGLIGTALARSLRTDGHEVVRLVRRPPAGPGEAAWDPRRGTVDPAGLKGCRAVVHLAGAGIGDHRWTEAYKKEIRDSRVSGTTTLARALAALAEPPEVLVSASGVGYYGDTGDRPVDEDAPAGSGFLPGVCVDWEAATAPAAAAGVRTVLARNGLVVSAHGGAWGRMFPLFRAGLGGRLGDGRQYWSFISLYDQIAAIRHLIDTPSLSGPVNMTAPEPLTNREITAAMGRVLHRPTVFAVPEFALRLVLGELAQDVLGSQRALPRRLQESGFRFAFPKIDDAIRAALTARKG; from the coding sequence ATGCGTATCGCGGTCACCGGCTCGTCCGGACTCATCGGCACGGCATTGGCACGGTCCCTCCGCACGGACGGGCACGAGGTGGTCCGCCTGGTACGCCGACCACCGGCCGGCCCCGGCGAGGCGGCCTGGGACCCCCGCCGCGGCACAGTCGACCCGGCCGGGCTGAAGGGCTGCCGGGCGGTCGTCCACCTGGCGGGCGCCGGCATCGGGGACCACCGCTGGACCGAGGCGTACAAGAAGGAGATCCGGGACAGCCGGGTCTCGGGCACCACGACCCTCGCCCGCGCCCTGGCCGCACTGGCCGAGCCCCCCGAGGTCCTCGTGAGCGCCTCCGGCGTCGGCTACTACGGCGACACCGGCGACCGCCCGGTGGACGAGGACGCCCCCGCCGGGTCCGGGTTCCTGCCCGGGGTGTGCGTGGACTGGGAGGCGGCCACCGCCCCGGCCGCGGCGGCGGGCGTGCGGACGGTGCTGGCCCGCAACGGCCTGGTGGTGTCGGCCCACGGCGGCGCCTGGGGCCGGATGTTCCCGCTGTTCCGGGCGGGGCTCGGCGGGCGGCTGGGCGACGGCCGGCAGTACTGGAGCTTCATCTCCCTGTACGACCAGATCGCCGCGATCCGGCACCTGATCGACACGCCGTCACTGTCCGGGCCGGTGAACATGACCGCCCCCGAGCCGCTGACGAACCGTGAGATCACCGCCGCGATGGGCCGGGTGCTGCACCGGCCGACGGTCTTCGCGGTGCCGGAGTTCGCGCTGCGGCTGGTGCTGGGCGAACTCGCGCAGGACGTGCTGGGCAGTCAGCGGGCGCTCCCCCGGCGGCTGCAGGAGTCGGGTTTCCGCTTCGCCTTCCCGAAGATCGACGACGCCATCAGGGCAGCTCTGACCGCCCGGAAGGGCTGA
- a CDS encoding VIT1/CCC1 transporter family protein — protein sequence MTEQNQSAAISTRLNWLRAGVLGANDGITSTAGLVVGVAGATTSRAALLAAGVAGLLAGSLSMAAGEYVSVSSQRDSERAALDEERRELAADPEAELDELTDLLQGRGLSRDVAREAAQQLTERDALRAHARVELGIEPDELANPWHAAFASFTAFTAGALLPLLAILLPPAQLRVPVTVAAVLAALAACGVLSAGLGGAPRPRAVLRNVAGGALAMAVTYAVGHWLGNT from the coding sequence GTGACGGAACAGAACCAGTCGGCCGCGATCAGCACCCGCCTCAACTGGTTGCGTGCGGGCGTGCTCGGCGCCAACGACGGCATCACCTCCACCGCGGGGCTGGTCGTCGGCGTCGCCGGGGCCACCACCTCGCGCGCGGCGCTGCTCGCCGCAGGGGTGGCCGGGCTGCTGGCGGGCTCGCTGTCGATGGCGGCGGGCGAATACGTGTCCGTCAGCTCCCAGCGGGACTCCGAGCGGGCCGCGCTGGACGAGGAGCGCCGGGAGCTGGCCGCCGACCCCGAGGCCGAACTGGACGAACTGACCGACCTCCTCCAGGGCCGCGGGCTGAGCCGGGACGTGGCCCGGGAGGCGGCCCAGCAGCTCACCGAACGGGACGCGCTGCGCGCGCACGCCCGGGTGGAACTGGGCATCGAGCCGGACGAGCTGGCCAATCCGTGGCACGCCGCGTTCGCCAGCTTCACGGCCTTCACGGCCGGGGCGCTGCTGCCGCTCCTGGCGATCCTGCTGCCGCCGGCGCAGCTGCGGGTGCCGGTGACGGTGGCCGCCGTGCTGGCCGCGCTGGCCGCGTGCGGGGTGCTGAGCGCCGGGCTGGGCGGTGCGCCGCGGCCGCGGGCGGTACTGCGCAACGTGGCCGGCGGCGCGCTCGCCATGGCTGTCACCTACGCGGTAGGCCACTGGCTCGGCAACACCTGA
- a CDS encoding DUF4240 domain-containing protein — protein sequence MDETEFWEIVDSTREAAEGDPEDHADLLVERLLQLDPDSVLDFARHFEARYNRAYTWDLWGAAWVLLDGASDDAFDFFRCWLIGQGREVFEGAVHDPDHLAELLGEFDEAVDGDGEELGYAADEAYEQLTGAVAPELGVAMQAAEPEGAALDFENEAVLAERYPRLWDRFRSS from the coding sequence ATGGACGAGACGGAATTCTGGGAGATCGTCGACAGCACCCGCGAGGCCGCCGAGGGCGACCCCGAGGACCATGCCGACCTGCTCGTCGAGCGACTGCTGCAGCTCGACCCCGATTCCGTCCTGGACTTCGCCCGCCACTTCGAGGCCCGGTACAACCGGGCGTACACCTGGGACCTGTGGGGTGCGGCCTGGGTGCTGCTCGACGGGGCCAGCGACGACGCGTTCGACTTCTTCCGGTGCTGGCTGATCGGGCAGGGCCGAGAGGTGTTCGAGGGCGCGGTGCACGACCCGGACCACCTCGCCGAACTGCTCGGCGAGTTCGACGAGGCCGTCGACGGGGACGGCGAGGAGCTGGGGTACGCGGCCGACGAGGCGTACGAGCAGCTCACCGGCGCGGTGGCGCCGGAGCTGGGGGTGGCGATGCAGGCGGCCGAGCCGGAGGGCGCCGCGCTGGACTTCGAGAACGAGGCCGTGCTCGCGGAGCGCTACCCCCGGCTGTGGGACCGCTTCCGGTCCTCCTGA